GGGCAGGGTTCGATGCGTCGATTCATAGTTATGAATCGCCAGTCCCAACTGCTTGAGATTGTTCTTGCATTGCATCCGTCGGGCTGCTTCGCGGGCCTGTTGCACAGCCGGCAGCAACAGCGCCACCAGGATCGCGATCACGGCGATCACGACAAGGAGTTCGATAAGCGTGAATCCGCTTCGATCGCGGCGGGAGACTATCTCATGCGGCATGATGGGGAGCAAAAGAAAAGTGGGGTTGTCGGGACGAGAACTTCCGTCCACCTTAGATCGCAGAACGCCCCCTCGCAACTCCCACGGCGGTACGGCACAACCTTAAGCCCGATCTCCCACACCTTGCTTCACATTGAGACTGGACGCATCATGGGCAGAAGTCCGTCCATGGGCAACTGCTTGTTGCTCCGCGACCCGGGAGTGAACTTCCGGGCCATCCCGTCTCTCGCCTGTTTCCTGGCGCTCCGCGACCCAGACGCACGCGTCTGGGTCATCCGTTTTTACGGTTTCAGGATGATCTTGCCGTGGAAGTCGGCTTCGCCCTGTAAGGTCTTGTTCTCCTGGAGTTGATGGGCCAGGGCGGCGTCTTTGAGGGGGAGTTCTTTGCCGATCGGGATGCGGAGCTGGTCCTGTTCGTAGAACTTGTTGATGCGGGTGGCGACCTGCTGCTGTTCTTCCGGGGTGGCATTGAACATGGCGAAGCCGATGAGCCTCAGGTCGTTCACGTAGAAGGGGCCGAGCGGGAACTGCAGCTCGGCTTCGCGACCGGCCATCACAATGACGCGGCCTCGTTTCGCCATGAACGGAATCGTGCGGGCGATATCGGGAGTGCGGAGCGTTTCCCACCAGAAGTCGAGCTTGTTGTGCTCATCGGCCAGTTTCTGCAGCTGGTCGTCGAGGTCGCTGTCGTGATAGTTCAGGACGTGATCGGCTCCGATCGATTTGCAGTATTCGATCTTGTCATCGCTGCCAGCCGTGGTGATGACCGTGGCTCCGATCGCTTTGGCCATCTGCACGACGACCGACCCGACGCCGCCGCTGCCGCCGTTGATGAAGAGGGTTTCCCCCGCTTTCAGCTCGGCATGAAAGGTCAACCCGAGTGCAGCGGTGATGGCAACCAGAGCTCCGGCTGCGGCCTGTTCGGTCGGGACGCCATCGGGAATCGGATAGAGCCAGTCTTCATGCACGGCGGCCAGTTCCGCGAAGGTGCCCTGCTTGCCGAAGAGACCCTGATTGCTGCCCCAGACGCGATCCCCTTCGCGGTAGCGGGTGACGCCGGAGCCGACGGCGGCGACGGTGCCGGCGAGATCGCAGCCGGGGATGTAGGGCATCGGCAGATCCATCGCAATGGCGCCGGCCCGGATGTAGGTGTCGATCGGATTGACGGCGACGGCTTCAACTTTGACGACGACTTCGTTGGCCTGCGGTTCGGGATCGGGCCGGTCGCCGTACTGAATGACTTGAGGATCACCGGTCTGTTCGTAGTAGGCGGCACGCATGATTTCGCTCCTGTTGGCAGGGGTTCTGGAGTGTTGTGTGCTGAGAGCGGGTGAAGAGATGCTGCTTCAGGGACATTTCGATGCTACTGGCAATCAGCGGCCTGTGAAGCAGGGAGCCCGCATTTTCCCGTCACCCTAATCCTCTTCCCGTTGGGACGCGGGGATGCCGATGAGGATCGGCACGTGAAAGACCGATGTTACTCGGGGGATGTCTGTTCGGGTTCGGGTTTGGTGGAGTCGGCGGTCGCTTCGGTCGCCTCCGGAGCGTCATCGGAGGGCGTCTCCGACGTAGCCTCTTTGCGGCTCGAGCCTTTTTTCTTCTTTGGCGGGCGGGGTTCGGCCGGCGGGTCGCCTTCGGCGGAGGCGTCGATCTGCATGTGTTCGAGAATCGTTTCGAGCGTTCGCTGCTCGCGGGCGGGACGCTGTTCTTCGATGAACTCCATCCAGCAGGTGTCGCGGGTGAAGGGGGAGATCATCTGCGTGATGCTGCCGGGCGTGCGGAGAATCTTGCCGGTTTGCGGGCACTTCCACACACGGCGGACATCCAGTTTTGAACGCAGTCCCGGACCTTTCATCGCCTCAACTCCAGTTTCCATCGTAGAAAAAAAGACATCCGACTGGTCAGGATAACCAGCCGGATGCGATTGTGCATTTCAGTTTCCGGGAATTAGACGAGCGGCGTCACGCCCGGCACGGCGATATCGGCAGCCGGCGGCGTTCCCTGGAAGCTGTACTCGGTCGGGCTCAGGTCGAGCTTCGAGTCCCAGGCCTGTTCCCAGGTCACTTCCTTGCCGGTGTAGGCCGACATGCGGGCCATGATGCCCATCAGCGAGCTCTTCACCATGTATTCGGTGTTATTGAGCGCCTTCTGATTGCGGATCGAATCGTACATTGCGACATGCTCGTTGTGATACATGTTGTTGACGTTCTTCCGTTTCCGCCACGGGTTCTCGCCTTCAATCTTGTAGGCCATCAGATCCGCGGTCCCCTTGGTTCCAACCACGAAGTCCTGGAACTCGTTGCTGCAGCCGGCCTGCTGACGGGAGGCGGCCTGATATCTCAGTCCGTTCGGGTAGTAGAAGCAGGCGGAGATGTGATCGAACACGTTGCCGTTCTCATCGCCGGTGC
The sequence above is drawn from the Rubinisphaera margarita genome and encodes:
- a CDS encoding NADPH:quinone reductase, which gives rise to MRAAYYEQTGDPQVIQYGDRPDPEPQANEVVVKVEAVAVNPIDTYIRAGAIAMDLPMPYIPGCDLAGTVAAVGSGVTRYREGDRVWGSNQGLFGKQGTFAELAAVHEDWLYPIPDGVPTEQAAAGALVAITAALGLTFHAELKAGETLFINGGSGGVGSVVVQMAKAIGATVITTAGSDDKIEYCKSIGADHVLNYHDSDLDDQLQKLADEHNKLDFWWETLRTPDIARTIPFMAKRGRVIVMAGREAELQFPLGPFYVNDLRLIGFAMFNATPEEQQQVATRINKFYEQDQLRIPIGKELPLKDAALAHQLQENKTLQGEADFHGKIILKP